The Gloeocapsa sp. DLM2.Bin57 nucleotide sequence AAATCTTTTCTTTGCCTTGCTATTTTTAAATGTAACTTAGCTACCTTTTTAAATAGCTTTTTTCTAGCTCTACTCCCCTTCTTACGTTCACTTGCTTTTTCTTGTAATTTAGCTAGTTTATCTTCTGCAGGACTTACGTTTAAACACCAGATATGGCGGCTAGACACGCACTAGTTTCATGGGAATAGATGGTGACTTTAGTTCTTGAGTCAAATGAACTGAAAACCATTCGTTTTTGAGTTCATAGACTGTTTTAGCTGTAATAGTAGCCAGTCTTTTTAGATGATTCCAAACTAAAAAAGCGCAGGCAATATGATTTTTTTGAATAATTGCTTTGCGACATTGACAAGATTCTATTCCTGTTATTTGTTTAATTTCTCTGTGAAACTCCTCTATTTTCCACCTATTACTACAAATGTCTTTAATTTCTTGAGTTGAATTATCAACCCGTTCATTTGTTGCTATATATTCCGTTCTATTGGGAGAAATAGTAACCCGAAATAATTTGACTTTATGGTCTGGAGGAAATTTATTTATTTTAATAGTTTTTCCTCTTTCTATCTCTGAATTATTCCAGACTAATTGGTCTATTCTTTTATATTTTTCTGTGCCTAAAGAATCATCTACTAATCTATTTATTTTAAGCGGACAGTAATATTTTTTGCCTAAATTATCTATTAATGCCATTATTTTTTGACTGGCATACCATGAGTCCATAAGCACTCTAGCAAAGGGGAACTCCTTTTCATTTACGGCGTCGAGCAACATTTCTTCTAGATGGTTTAACTTAGTTTTCCCATCTTCATCTGGATTATATAAACGATAATCTATTACCCAAAATTCCCCTGTGTTCTGGTTAACATAAAGACATGATATTACACCAATTCCTTTAATAACTCTATGTTCATTTCCACTATATTGTTTTCTCACGAGTTCTATTTTATTGCTAAATCTTTTGTCTAAAACTGTATCATCAAATACTAAACTTGCTTCACCATCTTCTTTAAGACTGGGTCTAACATTTTCCCAAATTATTGCAGAACTAATTTCCGTTTCTCTTAAAAACTTATTGATAGTATCATGACTAACTGTTAATTGATGTTTAGCTAGATTTGTTAAAGTGTAGTTTTTAGGACTAGTCAGCAAATATTGACAGTAATCCAAATGACTAAAACTCATGAGAGGTTAGGTATTTTAAGTTTAGTTACTCCTTTTTATTATAATCTTATTAGGTTCTTTATTACTCTCTTTTTTTCTAGTGGTAGTATTTGGGTTAACACCCTACATATAGCGTGTCAGCGTAAGTCCTGTGGATACTATCGCAAATCTGTTAATATCCTCGGTTAATTTAGTACTTTTGTACTGGTGTAAGATGTGAGAAAAGATCGCTTTTTCTTTTCTTATTTCATATTAGTCACCCGCCTAATAATCTCAGTTATTTCTGTAGTTAAACGAGCTTCTAATCTAACTAATTCTTGAGTTACATCTCTTGGTTGTAAAGCTAAAGCACTTTTTAAGGTCATCCCTAGAGTAAATAATTGTTGTTGATAATTAAATTGGATCAAGGCTACATAAACTGCTTCGGTTCTCTTTCTGATAGTAGTTACACCGTATCCTTGTTTAGAGAGCACTACTAAAGAATCTAACTGTTTTTCTAATCCTAAGATAGCGATCGCTCTTTCCGTAAAGCGGGCTGTATCAAAACCCATAATCTGAATCAAACTATCAAGATTAGAGTCATTAATACCTGGTAACTTTGCCGAAGGTTGTAGATAATAATGCCAACCAATTTGAGAGATTAATCTAGTTAAATCATAAGCTGAAATACTATTATCTCCCCAGTTTGGTTCTTGTTTATCTGGTGTTAAAACAACATTTTCAGTTAAAGAATTATATAATTCTGGTTGATTGATAAAAGGTGGTTCACCGTATCTACCTCGAAAGATTGAATCGTGATTTCCTGTGATATTTTGTACCCATTTTTCTAATTTTATTTGAGGTTGAAATCTTTTTAAAGTAGCAGCTAAAGCATTAGAACTAGCTATTTTTTTTTGATAAGTCATCAAATCTTTAGCTAATTTATGAAAATTAATATTTTTCAATTGATTATATTTAGTTAATCCTCTGATTTGACAATGATTAACATCACAATTACTACGACAAATCAGGTTTAATAAAGGTATAAATTTAGTAGCACTCCAAAACTCTTGATTACTGAGAGCATTTTTGCCTAACCATTTGGTACTTAATTTACCATCTTGATAACTACCAATACAGAGACAAGCTTCCTTAATTTCTGGGTGCAAAAACTCTAAACCGTCCTCATCTATAGGGGGTATTTCCCCGATACTTGGATAATCTAAACAAGTAATCTGCTGT carries:
- a CDS encoding IS4/IS5 family transposase, whose protein sequence is MSFSHLDYCQYLLTSPKNYTLTNLAKHQLTVSHDTINKFLRETEISSAIIWENVRPSLKEDGEASLVFDDTVLDKRFSNKIELVRKQYSGNEHRVIKGIGVISCLYVNQNTGEFWVIDYRLYNPDEDGKTKLNHLEEMLLDAVNEKEFPFARVLMDSWYASQKIMALIDNLGKKYYCPLKINRLVDDSLGTEKYKRIDQLVWNNSEIERGKTIKINKFPPDHKVKLFRVTISPNRTEYIATNERVDNSTQEIKDICSNRWKIEEFHREIKQITGIESCQCRKAIIQKNHIACAFLVWNHLKRLATITAKTVYELKNEWFSVHLTQELKSPSIPMKLVRV
- a CDS encoding peptidoglycan-binding protein — encoded protein: MLPLAVSTACLLLPKSDRIKLPSLISQSKFDQEKVYQQFLEIASSSEDQHPVLLFQGVDKELEAEIRDYPQRLQQQITCLDYPSIGEIPPIDEDGLEFLHPEIKEACLCIGSYQDGKLSTKWLGKNALSNQEFWSATKFIPLLNLICRSNCDVNHCQIRGLTKYNQLKNINFHKLAKDLMTYQKKIASSNALAATLKRFQPQIKLEKWVQNITGNHDSIFRGRYGEPPFINQPELYNSLTENVVLTPDKQEPNWGDNSISAYDLTRLISQIGWHYYLQPSAKLPGINDSNLDSLIQIMGFDTARFTERAIAILGLEKQLDSLVVLSKQGYGVTTIRKRTEAVYVALIQFNYQQQLFTLGMTLKSALALQPRDVTQELVRLEARLTTEITEIIRRVTNMK